A section of the Deltaproteobacteria bacterium genome encodes:
- a CDS encoding SAM-dependent methyltransferase, producing the protein MDILRIFNITESAHRIHNPFTPEKLATLGAALR; encoded by the coding sequence ATGGACATTCTACGGATCTTCAACATCACCGAAAGTGCTCACCGCATCCATAACCCGTTCACACCCGAAAAGCTCGCCACTCTCGGCGCGGCGCTGCG